gTGTATGGAATTTGTTAATAGCTTTGAAATTTTTATCTATGTGCTTAAAGGCGGTTAACACATAACAACAATTGTGTACTCAGCACCTCAAAGCGAGCCCAGTCCCAGGATGTGTTTCTGTGCGTAGGTCTCTGCAGGTGACCAAACTGAATCTCGTAGGTGGCACTGGAACTGCGAACCTGCACAGGAAACTCCACCTTGAGGAACTTATGTGCCTCTGCCCAATCCACCTAAAAAACATTTCTCACCACTTAAGCATGGGCTTCATGACGTCATGAGATTTGCAGTCAATAATTATAAAAAGAGTTCTGCTCTCTTCACCTGTGTGTTGAACTTGATGTAGGGACAGTTGGCATCTAGTATGACCTCTTGTGTGATGCTACTCTTCCCGCTGATGCACAGGGAGAAGGTCACACTTCCTCGCAGCCCTCCAGAGCTCAGCACGTCAGCAGGCTGTTCCACATCTATTACAGGCTTCCTGCAAACAGTGTGCGTGACATACACATTATAGGGCAGACTAGCATCACTCTTAGATGTTAGTAAGATCTGATGGGATGATATGATATGTGCTTAAAATGACCTGGTCTGAAGATGGTAGTCCATCACATCCCATGCATCCCAGTATAAAGGAATGTCATCAAACAGCACAAACTGATTTCCAAAACAGCCCTCAGAAATGGCCTCTCTATAAACCGAGTACATAATACATAaatgtttttcaatcttttttttcccccctcgctCTCAAAATAGAAAATGATTTATATGCAGTTGCTCCTATCACAGAGATTTTACTTAGTATGACCTCACCTGTTTGTCTGGACATGAAGCAGGGACACCAAACGGCCCATTTTGTCCAAGACGGCCTTCAAAATCCCATTGTCCATTCTGATAGTATCATCAGGCTGTAAGTGAGAGAGCCATTCATTAAAGCAGTGGTGTGGGGGTGTAAACTATTTTCTGTAATGAAAACTGTACTGCAGAACACAATACCTGCACTGTTACAGTCACAACAGATGCTGGTTCTGCAGACTCTGAGACCAGAGCTACCCCCACACTGGGGGCTTTCACCAAGACTGAGGAAAACAGAGCAGTTAAACTTTATTATTCAGCCCTACCTGCTGTCATTCTAAGTCTATTGTCATTAtcatcatgtgaaaaaaatatgccTTTATCTAAAGGACCCATGTGGGACAGAAGCCGGACACATTTTATGGTGAATGctttaaaacttaaaaattaCCACAGCAGGAAGAAAGATAAAAGTCAATAACGATCAAAAGCCtgaacattactgtaaaaaaaatggtTTGCTGACAATGCCCTGATGATGTTTGTGAAGGTGAAAACACCACAGGTTTGAGTACCTAGTTTTCTCTGAGTACCCTCTTCTGGTAGTTCTATGACTTCAGTGCGCTCCCAAGAGAGTGTGTTGAGAACTGCCGTCCTAGTGCCTGCTCCAAGCTGGGGACTAGATCTTAGCCCATCACAGGCAGAAAGCAGGAGTCTGGAGCCAGTGTTTTGAATttcttgatttaaaaaacaaaacgctTTTCTGATTTTGGTTgcattaacaaattaacaaatagTCACATCAGTCTATTTTGCAATGTTAAAATGGGTATACAATTTACAGAAAATAATAGTGTACAATAATAGAGTATACAGTAGCTTATACACTACAGACGTAgatttatattacagtatggATGCTAAGAGTGGAAGGTTACCCTTATAATATTTTAGTGCATCTTCTACCACCATCTCAATGCAACTGCCAGGAATGACATCATGAAATTGGTTGAGCAGGAGAAGCCTACAAGGAAATCAGAAGACAATATGACCAGTAACCGAATGAGTCCAGGTCACTTAAAGTCTTCTGTCAAGGCTTTACCTCCATGATTTTTGAAGCTCTTTTGCTGGGTATAAGAAACCTGGGCTTTTACACAGTGCCAGGCAGCTGGCCACCTCAATATCATGCAGTAGGGCCTCACACTGACGATTCCCCAGCTTTATCTATGGCAAAAACATGCACCGTGGTCACCTTAGGTCTTGAGGAACAGAGCAAGCATCTACCTGGGAAGGAATATCAGATGTGTTCTCCTGATAGATGACCACATACCTTTGCCTGAGTAGTGTACGTGCCATTGTGCAGCTCAAGAAAGAGCTCGCCAGACCAGGTACACAGGAGTCCAGAGTCGGCCTCAAGTTCAGAAAAGAGAAGATCTGGACTGGACATTTGAACCCTGATGAAttaaacattcaaatatttttatttttaatcagagCAAGGCTTGCAGTGCTCAGTGTTAATAGGCATCATTGAACACAGTCATGTCAGTTTTGTCATTCTGGTATGACTAGGCTAGAGGAAAAGggatgtctttttttatttttcacttgaaCTCATGGAGCAGGAAGTGACCTGGGTAGACCATCTGAATCCTGTACGCGCTGTAAGCGGTCCAGCATGACCTGGGTTGGTCCTCCACCTCCATCACCAAAACCAAACAGTACTGCACTGTGATTTGCCCGCCCTTTGTCTTTGTTGTTCCTGAGGGTCTTGATTAGCTGTGGAATACAGTGAGAGGAATGAATCACACTGACCACTAGAGGGAACCATCATCAATAGTTTTATGGTAAATGTTCACTCACATCCTCAACTTTACCCTTCATCTCATAGGTGTCCCCGGGTGGGAAGTGAGTTAACACTTGGGATCCATCAATGCCCTCCCAAAAGAAAGTGTTATGCTGATAGAAAGAGAGTTTAATTATTCATCACATTATGATCAAGAGTGAAGTTAACTGTGTCACTGTTTACAGGTAACTTAAAAGCCATATGGTcactatatggtcaaaggtATTTggaccatcatacccatatacaagccttccccaaactagctttacaatttcccttcactgaaactaagagacccaaaacctgttccagcatgacaatgcctctgtACACAAACTGAGGTCTATTAAGAcgtggtttgccaaggttgtgGAAGATCTcaagtgacctgcacagagccctgacctcaacaccactgaacacctttgggatgaattggaatgctgactgctcCTCATCCAACTAATGCTCGTGACTAAAAATCACTACAAAATATGtttcaaaatctagtgaaaagccttcccagaagagtggcgattattataacagcaaaaaatgAATTACATCTGAAATGGACtgttaaaaaaagcacatatgggtgtgatgaacACTTCCAATTCTTACTGGAAATGTGTTGATAAGATTCCAGCTTAATTTCTGAGTGAGAAAGCGGGAGATACCACAGCCTTGCATTATCTGAGGGAGCTGCGCAGAATAGCCAAATGTATCAGGTAACCAGAACTGTggggaaataaaaatacagagagacaaagatagCTTCCTcagagtttacaaaaaaaaaaatcaatacagaTTCATCATGAAAATGCCTGTAAGACAATCCCATGATATAAAATGGCAATTAATGTTCTCTCATAATGAAAACATCTGCTTCAGTTGGTTGTTCTAAACTTACCTCTTTGCAGTATTGTCCAAATTCTGCTTTAAAGAAGTTCTGTCCTTCTAAAAACTGCCTGACCATAGACTCTCCAGAAGGCAAGTTGCCAtcctaaattttaaaaaaaaacactgcatcaCTTTCTATTTTAAGCAACATCAGTCTGATATTGTGAGAAAAAGCATTATACCACACAAAGTTTTATGCCAGACACACCATACAAatagaagagaaaaaaacaacaacaatgtaatCTTTGATACCAAATATGGGCtattaacagtaactctgcttagCATTGTGCTGCCTCACACCACCTCCATTTTCTGCTAACAGCACTTCCTGACAAGTTTTATTCTTAACTTAACAAAGGACGATTTGAATGCTGCTAAATATAGCTGCTAAATATAGTCAAAGTCTTATTACATCCACTTCAGAAGAATCTCATGTCTTTAAACAcatccttgttttgttttttttgtttttttttgcaggacatgttatttacatttattaacatgtCTGTGCTTTACGAAACTGAATAAAGTTAAATGATCACCATCTCCACCCAAGTGCCTCCAACTGGAATAAACTGTCGTTTCTGCACAAAGTGCTCAATCTGGGAGAACAGGCCTGGATACCAGCTCTTCACCCACTGAAACTGCTGCGCCTAAATGAAAAACATACAGACTAATGGGTCCTTCAGCTTTAGTCCATCCCTCTGAGGGAACCTTAAAGAACTCTACAGCAGAGGATTTCTCTTTCTGAAACGATTCAAAACAAAACCCCTTTAGAAAGTCTAGCTCCTCTAAAGCAAAGGACGTATTTAATTACCTGTGAGCAAGTAAAGATAAACTGTGGGTTCTTCTCCATCAAGCGGATTGCTGTGACCCAGCTGCGTGCACATTTTCTAATGGTCTCTTCATATGGCCACAGCCAGGCTGGGAAAAGAAAACACCAGCAACATCAAATGTGAATTGTAGTCCCCTTTTTTACCCAGCATCACCACTTATGCAGGTATGATGAAGTGAAGTTTAAAACCTGTGTCAAGGTGACAGTGGCCCATGGCATGCACAATGTGTTGGCTTTGTCCATTCCTCTGGCTGAAGAACTTTTGAGCCAGGCTGCGGGCTGAAGAGAAAGAGCTGGGATTGGCTGGGTCACATAGATTTACCATCTCATTTGCTGTAAACAAAGCCTGATATCCACGCTGGTCTCCTTCACCTAGCACCTGagttaaagtaaaaaaagatTAAGAATATAAGCCAAATGCTTTTTTTCACCATGAAAGGTCAATTCaaatatttgaaatgttatCCAGTTAATATGACATGACAGTTGAACAGTGTCTCTTACCTTAACAAGGTCCACAAGCATCTCAAAGTCAGTGAGAAGCTCCTGCACATcttgattaaaaacaacaagctCAGCCTTATGTAGAGTGTACTTTCTGTTCGGGTCAGGGGCCGCTATCATGGAACCCTGTCCAGCCCCGAACAATCCATTACAAGCTAAT
The genomic region above belongs to Ictalurus punctatus breed USDA103 chromosome 14, Coco_2.0, whole genome shotgun sequence and contains:
- the man2c1 gene encoding alpha-mannosidase 2C1, translated to MFHRPVLKNRRTLLERAEKFISDVYFTDCNLRGRLYGETCSLESLSVFQTAKRIPFTEAVQQNFEPCKVGDAFGTTWWTCWFRLVLKIPNEWKGKEVHLRWESDGEGMVWREQEPVQGLTKEGEKTSYILTECLKQDEPHSMTLYVELACNGLFGAGQGSMIAAPDPNRKYTLHKAELVVFNQDVQELLTDFEMLVDLVKVLGEGDQRGYQALFTANEMVNLCDPANPSSFSSARSLAQKFFSQRNGQSQHIVHAMGHCHLDTAWLWPYEETIRKCARSWVTAIRLMEKNPQFIFTCSQAQQFQWVKSWYPGLFSQIEHFVQKRQFIPVGGTWVEMDGNLPSGESMVRQFLEGQNFFKAEFGQYCKEFWLPDTFGYSAQLPQIMQGCGISRFLTQKLSWNLINTFPHNTFFWEGIDGSQVLTHFPPGDTYEMKGKVEDLIKTLRNNKDKGRANHSAVLFGFGDGGGGPTQVMLDRLQRVQDSDGLPRVQMSSPDLLFSELEADSGLLCTWSGELFLELHNGTYTTQAKIKLGNRQCEALLHDIEVASCLALCKSPGFLYPAKELQKSWRLLLLNQFHDVIPGSCIEMVVEDALKYYKEIQNTGSRLLLSACDGLRSSPQLGAGTRTAVLNTLSWERTEVIELPEEGTQRKLVLVKAPSVGVALVSESAEPASVVTVTVQPDDTIRMDNGILKAVLDKMGRLVSLLHVQTNREAISEGCFGNQFVLFDDIPLYWDAWDVMDYHLQTRKPVIDVEQPADVLSSGGLRGSVTFSLCISGKSSITQEVILDANCPYIKFNTQVDWAEAHKFLKVEFPVQVRSSSATYEIQFGHLQRPTHRNTSWDWARFEVWGQKWADLSEHGFGVALLNDCKYGHSVHQNIMTLSLLRAPKAPDANADMGHHRFTYAIMPHKGSFQDASVIQHAYNLNFPLHLIPDVNTISPWSTFSISSAAVIVETIKQAEGRKNILVVRLYESYGSSVAAVLSTSLPVREAWHCDLLERPGCPIAVTDSEISLSFKPFQIISLLLQLH